GAATACGAGCTGACAGCTGCGACACCAGTTCCTACCTGCACATACACCCAGGAGAACAATGTGGTGGGCAGCACAGACCCTGCTAAGAGTCAGGACCCCACCTTCAAGAACCGTGGTGCTGTCGCCATCATGGAAGGCATCTCCACCTGCCGTCTCAACCTCACTGGCTTTTCCGACGACAAGCCCAAAAACTTCACCTGCACCATCAAGCAGAAAGAGACGGTGTCAAAAACTTCCACTGTGGAAAAGAGTAAGTCTTTTATCAAACTTGTATTAGTTTCATTTCTGCATTCATGAAACTGTGTGTCTACATTGCTATTTGAGAGTAACTGTAAGTTCAGttccttaggtaccctaatatgaaAACAGAACAATTGATCTATGTCAATAGAATTCATGTTTCTGTGGTTATCATTTGCTTTTCAGTGAAAATGG
Above is a window of Oncorhynchus tshawytscha isolate Ot180627B linkage group LG30, Otsh_v2.0, whole genome shotgun sequence DNA encoding:
- the thy1 gene encoding thy-1 membrane glycoprotein, whose amino-acid sequence is MYILATAVCLLGFASAQKVTKLTSCLTKEKNLRMDCEYELTAATPVPTCTYTQENNVVGSTDPAKSQDPTFKNRGAVAIMEGISTCRLNLTGFSDDKPKNFTCTIKQKETVSKTSTVEKKLLLQCSAWSEHGSMLMLTVTSLVLLLEAKWL